CCTTTGTTGTCCCAAGACTGACAAGTTTCATATGTTAGAAAGCTTGAGACAGATGGCCTTTTATCTCCCCCTAAGAGGATGACAAGGGGCCACTGCTGATGACCCCCACCCGGGGGGGGCACTTTCCTCTGAGGAAACCAGCCGGGGGCTGACTAAACAAATGCAAGCagctgctgtttttatttttttgctaaatAGGTTGGATTTTTGTCTTTCAGCTATTTTGTGCATGTTTGTTGGAAGGAATTTCCAGTCTTCTTTTGAATTACACTGCgattccccgccccccccaccccccacacccccacccatgGGGCAACATTCAAGCTGACGAGGATCCTGTCTTTCAATGTTGTGAAGTCCTGTCAATCAAAAAACCAGAAAGTGGGAAAAATTATAGATGTGCTCAACTGCAACACAGAAGaggtttatccatccatccatcttccataaccattaTTCAGGGTTATAGTGAAatgatatatttatatcacaGTAAGGATTATACAAGATCAACAGTGGTATTTCCCAGCACTCAAACCTCGCTTTTGTGTGGGCCTCCTGTTGACCACAAACTGCACAACATATGTAATAAATGTGTTCCTTATTTATGAGaagctgaagcagcatgttctgctaaccagctagctatgATAATCTGACTCTACAcattagctatttatttagtttttggaaCATCAGAAACCACAACCCCACCCCTGTATACCATTAAATCACTCACACATTTTAGGTAACAGGCTAGTTTATGAACATAGTAATAAAGTGATAGTATGCAGTGACCTCAACTACAGTACCATGAAAAATGCATCCATCATCAATACTGGCCCAAACAACTCTTCACTGCTAGACCAGATCAGTCAGGGCTGACCTGGTTTACAGCCCCCTACGCCATGTGTTTCCGCTACCCTCATTCGCCTGTCAACTCATTTAGCATTCCACTGTCGCCTCATTTAGCATTCCACTGTCGCCTCATTTAGCATTCCACTGTCGCCTCATTTAGCATTCCACTGTCGCCTCATTTAGCATTCCACTGTCGCCTCATTTAGCATTCCACTGTCGCCTCATTTAACCTTAGCATGCTGCCTCGTTTAGTGTTAGCCTGTTTCCCTTTTAGCCGTAGCCTGTTGCCTCGTTTTGTTGCCTGGTTTAGTGTTAGCTTGTTTCCCTTTTAGTATTAGTCCATTGCCTCGTTCAGCGTCTGCCCGTTGCCTCGTTCAGCGTCTGCCCCTTGCCTCGTTCAGCGTCTGCCACCTTGCCTCGTTCAGCGTCTGCCCGCTGCCTCGTTCAGCGTCTGCCCTTGCCTCGTTCAGTGTCTGCCACCTTGCCTCGTTCAGCGTCTGCCCGCTGCCTCATTCAGCGTCTGCCCGCTGCCTCGTTCAGCGTCTGCCCGTTGCCTCGTTTAGGATGCACCTGTTGCTTCAACCACaacttccccctccccccactagGTAATCTAAGTCATTTTCCTTTACTCTCCTCCCACACCCATGCTCTCCCACAGGTACAGATCAGCAGCGGCTTACGCCATAACGCCTTCACAGAGCTCCCCGTCTCATTGGTCCTGCTCTCCCTCATTTGCATTGACATCACAGAGCGGATTCGCCAGTGCCGTCTCACGGGCGAGGGTGAGAGGGCACTCTCTCTTTTCATCCATCCCCTTCTCTATCCTTTGCTCTGTGTCTTTCTCTCCTTTAATGGTCTTCAATTACGATGCCTTTCTCTGAAAAGGTTACTTCAATTATATCTCAACAGACATATGTTGTATGTAACTCTTTCACCTTAAGCAGGACACCAATTGTAACTATATTTtaatattctatttatttattctactGTCTTTTAACACCATCACGCTCATTTCATTGTTGTCTTTGATCGTCTCTTTAGCAGAAATCCAGTGTATTCAAATTTTGCACAGCTGGATACAAACGCAAGAATTTCAAAGCAAAAAGAAAGAGTGGCTTCAAAAATCGGTAACAGTTTGGGTCAATTTCAGAGACTTCTGACTGGTGGTTTTGTGTCAAGTGTAAAGTTCACATGAAGCCCATTAACCAAGTGAGCCACCCTTTGTCCTCCGGCTTGGAGTCTGGCATttgtaaaatgttttagtgTGTAATATTCATCTGACTTTGCTGTTGATCAAGATGCTGGGCTTCCCAGGATTCCTGGGGACCATCAATGTGCAAGATGCATGCAGACTGGGTTCTGTAACTCTGTCAAAGTCAGAGGCAGGGCTGAATCTTCCAGTGCACTTCCTGCAACTAGATACTGGTGtctgttttccctcctttttctcCGACAGTTCATCCTCCGCAAAGGGATGCCGACATTCCTTCCTCTCTGCTGACCAGTGTGGTACACAGTGCAGACTTGAACTTCAGGCCCGATTCTAATGGCACCATCCCCAGCCACTCTCTGTCTGGGAACCCGGGCAGACAGTACAGCTCTGGCCCGATGGCCCAGCCGACCATCTTGCCAGTCTACTACCCCCCGCAGTACGTCTCGGGGCCTCTCCGCTTCCTGTCTGCAAGCGACTGCCGGGCCGAGGTCTTCGTGGATGGCTTCCTGTTCTGGCTCGACACAGTGGAGATGGTACGGGCCGCTATGCACCCCATCGTCTTCTACTCACGTTGGGTGTTCCCCATCTACATATCCAGCTACCTGTCAGTACTCAGGGTTGTTATCATGCCTGGgaaccccctgctggccacactgggGATTGCACTGCAGGATGTCCCTTTCCTCTTCATCCGCATCGGCTTGGTCGCCATCTTCGGCTTTGTGACGCCACTCCTATACCTGGTGAAGAACCTGCTGCTCTCCCTGGCCTTCTTCTACTTCAATTTCGTGACCAAGCTGAAAATCTTTAACACGCAGAGGCTGTTTTAAGTGagaggagagaggagaggaCCGGTTTTGTACCTTGGGCTCAGAGACGCTAAAAGAAGTTTTACAGCCAGAGTCTGAACACTGTTACCGTGTAATCGACTTTGTCTGAGATGCTGCTGATTTAattgatggtgggggggggggggacttgggCCCGTGCTTGGGTAACTTTTGGAGCATCGTTAAGAATGCAATGATGAGCAATCAAGAAAATTTCcgtaaaaataatttaatgcaaaccAACACCAAAGTAAATTAACACATAGTAGGTCACACTCGGAGTTTCTCATATGGGGTGCTGTGCGAGAGAGCCCCACCAGCCAATCGTccaaataattaaacaaaaaatagcaTATACATTTACActaaattattattacacattGATATGATCAACACAAgtcacattttcaaatataactttGTTACATAATTTATTGAACTTAATATAATCAAATAGCATTTTCATATGAGTATGATTGCATCCCGGTAAAAATGCCAAGCTGGGAAGTATACAGAcgttcctctacttacgaatgagatacgttccaaatgaccgttcgtaacttgaaatgtccgtaagtcgttattcagcatcattttaagggtatacacaagtacaaagaactgggatgctgggagtacgcacgctacgctgctgcgtgGCGGGATCAGATCAGGCTGCCTTTGTTTATTCTTTTTCTTtcgttttttcatttttttttgttgtagtTTAAAGTGTTAAGATTTGGCATTGTAATATTTCAAAATCTACGTAAATGCTAAAGTGAATCAATTGTTGTGACATCTTTCTCCTTGGATGAGTGCTTATCAGTACTGCCCAAAGCCCACGTGATGCCCTACACTGTCAGAATAAAgagtacctttgcttgtcactggggctttaccctcaagggtctgccagttaTATCATTAGCTGTAGGTgcttgtaccttttaaggtacagaaattaacatttttgtaccattgggggtacattgaTGTTCTTTGTACCTTGAGGATGTTCCTCAGCAtcaatttctgtaccttaaattagacttaAAGGTATATTTACTTACAGCTGGAGTGCagctggcagacccttgagggtgcAGCCggagtgacaagcaaaggtacatcAGCACCCCCTCGGGAGATGAGTcgtgggggggtccagagcctatgtcTTGGTCTGTGGGGGGAAGGTGGAGTAGCCGGCAGAAACTCCACGCAGTTAACAAGAGTAGACTTACAACAATAATGTGACTTTAGGGCCACCATGACTATTTAAGAAAAATAGTTAAAGGAAGTAGGGGGTGAATTTGTGGTCGATTGCCAATCTTCTGCTTTCTGTATTGAGGTtgctaataataaaaattcttgatccccgtggggatattttctttttatgccaccctcaacttgctcttgtccacgaagggcagccacctgttgcggcacccagggagctgggggttaagggccttgctcaaggacctatTGATGCGCTGAGgctgaactggtgaccttctgattacaggcacacaggctcagcccactgagccacacgctgcccccaatTTGTTGTTGAGCTTGTCAACTGGAGCTGATGAGGTTTAAAGGTAACCTTGTAATGGGCACCTAACCATGCTAATACTGCCTAGCATTAACAACGGGCCTGGAACCTGGTACCCTCATACATGACCAGGGAAAGCTGCAGGGAGGCTGTCAGTCAAACACCTTAGACCCGCCCAAGATGACACCAAGGCCAATCAGGTGAGGCGACATAAACACTTTTGAAAGAATCTCCATAAGCTACACTGTTAAATTAGTCTCAGTGCTCCTCTAAAACCCATAGATTCCACAGAATTCAAGACTCATTTCCAtaaccatatacataaacagaTCAATTCCACCCGAACAAAACCCTTACCAGCCACCAACCCATTTGAAAGAGACCATGAAAGTTATGCCCCAATCTTGAtagataaatgtattttttaatgcaaagcattttctttgtctaaagcagtgtttttcaacccaGTCCAGGGGGGATCcgcaggcagtccacatttttgatccctcccagccaatcaagaacatcAAATTCCTCGTACATGTGTGATTGGGAGCTGGgtgagagcaaaaacgtggactgtctgggatcTTTGGATTGGAAAACTTTTAAAAGGAATCATGGGAGCTGTTTGTGGCCTGTGGGGACAACTGCATCTTTTGTCAAAAAGTGAGTGAGGCTTTGTGAAGCTGCTTTCTTCCCAACTAGAAAATCACAtcctttttttctgctgtttctctGTACAGCCACCTCTCATATTCACCCAGAAGGTAAGGCTGGAGATATCCATGGTGGCCTCAGGCCCTCAGGACAGTGAGTTCAATTTCCAACCCCAATGTGCTCGTGAAGTTTGCATCTTCCAATCATCGAGTGCAATGACACATGCTTTGCTGGGCTCCAAACTCACCGTGACTCTTTCGGGGATGCAAGGATGGGAAGCTAGTCAGTCTGATAGACTGATAGAGTATAAGACCTGCAGGAATTTAAGTAATTAAAATTCCCTTCCGGGGCGGTATGTTGGTGCAGTCTGGATGCAGTCTAAGTTGGCAATGCAATACACATAGGATACTACACCatatgtttaatgttatttatgcTGCTGTTTATTGAGGTAAACGTATTGTTTCATTACCACTGCATGATCACTATTTATATAACATACTGCAGTTTttatatacagacgctcctctacttatgaacgagatatgttccgaacggccgttcataacgtgaaatgttcgtaagtcgttattcaacatcattttaagggtatactcaagtacaaagaactgggatgctgggagtttgcacgctacactgctgcgcggcgggagtagcgggcaggagtcgtactaggcggaattggtgtgcaggaaaaaaaaattgatgttgcggacaggaaatgggagcccaattTACACAAtatggacttacagtcctcttcgtgtctgaaagttcgtaaggtgaaagttcgtaagtagaggaccGTCTGTATAACCTTTTTATTCTTATGGTTCTCTTAGGTGGTAGATAAATGCACATGCATATTAATGCCTCTATAGGGATTGTGACTGGTTTAGGGTTATGGAAGATGGTGGATCCTAACAGCTTTTCTTTGTCCACTGTCTATCGTGCATCCTCGCTTGCACATCCTGCAGTCTCTCACTGTCATGTTCGTGCAGAGTAGCTTACCAAAGCTAGCATCATCCTGTATCACAGCCGTGTTTCGAGAATGTTTTGCTGTTCTGCAAGATGAATGCTGGACTTCCTGATTTCTGGTAAATTTTTAATCCCATGTGGGGAAAGGTGCACGATAGCAACAGGAAATGGGATGGGAAGCAACAGTGGTTATGTAAGTGTAAAAGGTTCAAATGCTCCAGTAAGGTCACTGGGACTGGGTCTAACGAGAACAGAGATGAAGGTTAAATATACAAAACTTCAAACATGAACAGGAATTCTATTCCTGTGAATCCACCAATGAACATCCAGGGCACATGGGAGCCTAGAAGCTCATCTGATCCTACAAATTCCTCCCCTTTGGTTTTATTAGATGGGTCCTATctactgccacctgctggccacctgCTGTAACACAAGCGCATCTGGCTTCATGAACTTCTTATAAAAAAAGTTCACAGGTATGTCATGTTTTTTTGAACAGACTTGCTGCTGAAATATTTTGCAGCAAAATCAAAATGTGAGGTGACCAGAGGAATGATGTTCAAGTCAAATGTCATCTTGAGCAGAATGTGAGGGCAGCTTGGGCTGGTGTGAACCCTCATCAAAAAGCCCAGGCAGAGATCTGGAACTAGTGAAAAAGCTTAATATACCTGACTGCCGGGAATTTTTCACGAAGATCTTGTGTGTGATCATATGGTTCTGGTTCAGAGCTGCTCCCCGGCAACCACAGTGGTGTGAGATGACGGTTCGAGTCACGGCAACACACCTCCACAACCCGGGGAAACTCGAAAGTGAACATGCTCCATGTGTTTTGCTCTAAACAGAGCCGAGAGATGATGTGTGCCTTTGCTGCGGAGCAACATAAGCTGcgtttttttcatttttattttgcgtTATCCTTTTCAAAAATTGAATAGCGGCCCCTGGTCGGCGACGGATCGAATGGAGGGTACTGACGCAAAAATTTGCTGAGCCTGCTGTCAGATCGATGTCCCTCTAGTGTCCGGGTGTCTGAAAGCTGTCCCCCTTCTGCCCCCGTGTGGGTGGCCCTGATCCTCTTACCTGATGATCAGAAATAAAAGGACAGAGGCTTTATTAAATGAAAACTGCACCCCCCCCTGGCCTAGCATGGAACTGCACGATGCGGACCCCTTCGGGCTGGGCCTGTGGTTTCCATTCCAGGATCTGACGGCCCCCTCTCTGCTGTCCACTGGCCTCTCTGCCATCTCGCTCCAAGACGAGGAAATGCCCCCCTCATCCTGTCTGAACCCCGCTGCATCCTGACAGGGCGCTTCCTCCGCTTTAAGAGGGGGGAGGCCGGCCCGACTCGCACCCAGACTGACGCAAGGTGGCACCTGATCATTAGGAGAGAGCTCCCCTTGGCCTGTTTAAATCGCGATAGCCGCAGTACCTTTTCATCGCGATCGTGCGGAGGATTATGCAGCAGGTACCATGAGACACTTTCCACTGGTCGTACTCTTCTGCCTTGTCTACTTTTTCCACGTCACTTTTCAAATAGGTAAGTTTTATTCTTATTGAAGTTACGGTTTTGTTTTGGCATCATTGTGCAGAGAAAAGTAACTACAACCATACACTGGATTACTGGCTGCACAGGGTGTATGGTTACATTTACAACTATTCTCACTATTCCAATAAATTGGAAATGCAAACAGTTTTAGTTGATTGTCGTGAAATTTACTTTGATATTAACCTTGTGCATCCAGTTAATATTTAACCAGCCAGAAAGCAGCATTATCATGTTGCATCCAGGATTTGACATTAAGATTAAGAGTCTGGGTTCTTTCCAAGCATTTCCACGGGTCTTCTGTGCTTTTCTTGGGAAAATGATGGATTTTCGGCATAAATGACACTCGGGTGCCCTGATCCGAATCCAATTTTTCTAGTAATGGTTCTGGTTCAATGGTCACATCTTTGATACCCTTTAAATGTTATAGCATGTTTTCTGTCTTTCTAATTAAGCAAAACATGTAGCACATCAGAAACATTAATTATGACACAAAAATGGATATGTGACAGTAATTATTGAATATCATCCCAATCACACATACtatacatagatagatagatagatagatagacagacagacagacagacagacagacagattgactgactttattaatccctcgggAAGGTTCCTCTGGGAAATTCAGTTTCTAGCAGTAACAATACACCGGCCTCATAGTACAGTTACACATTGCAGTACAGCAATACATTACAAAGCATCTAACATAAAAATATAGGAAAGACTAATAAATAGCAGTGAGAagatagtaataataaataattattccACGGGTTAATTGCACATTCATGTGGTCTATTGTCAAAATGTCCTTCtgttccccctcctgccccccaaTGAGAATTGAACAGTTTGATGGCGTGCGAGACAAAGGaatttttaagaacataagaaatttacaaacgagagggggccattcggcccatcaagcttgtttggggaaaacctaactaatagctcagttgttaaaatcttatctagctctgatttaaaggaacccagggttttagcttccgctacactagcaggaagactattccatactctaactacatgctttgtaaagaagtgcttcctcaaattcgttttaaaatgttctccctctaatttccacttatggcgatgagttctagtatttaaactaatattgaagtagccatttggctgaacagcatccagacccgttagaatcttatatacttggatcatgtccccccttagtcttctttgcttgaggctgaacagattcagttccgttaacctctcctcataagacattcctctaagaccaggaatcattctcgtagccctccgttgcaccttttctaaggcagcaatgtccttcttgaggtatggtgaccaaacctgcacacagtattctaggtggggtcttaccaaggaattatgtaagtgtaacatcacctcccttgacttaaactccacacacctagagatataacccaacattctgttggccttttttattgcttccccacactggcgagagtgggacatggaagcatcaacatacaaaccgagatctttctcgtaatcagctacctttatttcagtggaacccataaaatatctgtactttatatttctgctccctgcatggattacatTACATtgatctgtgttaaatttcatctgccaggtagcAGCCCAGtcctaattaaatccagatcccgttgtagcctctctgctgctagatcagtatctgctacaccgcccacttTGGTGTCGTCttcaaatttaaccagtttgctgtatgtattggtgtcaatatcattaatgtaaattaggaacaatagcaCATCTGAAAAGcagatcacatcataggcctttttgtgatcaatttctcttgtagcttcctcaaagaactcaagtaaatttgtttaacaggatctacctctcctaaatccatgttggctatcctttataatgttatttgcatccaggtaatctaccattttcacttgaattatagcttccattatttttccagtaatgctagttaaactgattggcctatagtttgctggattacttctatccccttttttgaatatgggtgttatattagcatgcttccaatctgaaggtaccacacccgcagataatgatttctggaatattagagttaaaggttggctaataatatctctcatctcttttaaaactataggtaagatgtcatcagggccctgcgatttatttattttgggtttagctaggctttgtaccacatcagcctcagttatacatatattggtcatagatgaCGCTGTATTCGTAcaaattggtggtaagttactcatgttctctactgtgaacacccgtgtaaaataatcattaaactcatttactatatcaatttcattttcagttataaggcccttactatcctgcaaattagtgatttcagcttttagagctcttttggatcTTTAAGTCTGTTggttctggatgtgaggagtagcatcCTGTCATTGAGCatactcctctggttgttaatgacagtgtcggttctggatgtgaggagtagcatcCTGACACTGAACatactcctctggttgttaatgacagtgtcggttctggatgtgaggagtagcatcCTGACACTGAAcgtactcctctggttgttaatgacagtgtcggttctggatgtgaggagtagcatcCTGTCACTGAAAatactcctctggttgttaatgacagtgtcggttctggatgtgaggagtagcatcCTGACACTGAAcgtactcctctggttgttaatgacagtgtcggttctggatgtgaggagtagcatcCTGACACTGAAcgtactcctctggttgttaatgacagtgtcggttctggatgtgaggagtagcatcCTGACACTGAACatactcctctggttgttaatgacagtgtGCAGAGGCTGCCTGACATTATCCATAATGGCCAGCAGTTTGTTCAGAGTCCTTTCCTCTGCCACTGTGGCCAGAGTGTCCAGCTTCATGCTAACAACAGAGCCAGCCTTCCTGATCAGTTTTTCCAGCCTGGATGAGTCCTTCCTCGCtgtgctcccccctccccccaacagaCCACACTGAAGAAAAGGACACTGGCCACCACAGACTGATAAAACATCCACAGGAGCTTCCTGCACATGTTAAAGGAGCACAGCCTCCTCCGGAAGTACAGCCTGCTTTGGCCCTTTTTGTACAGGTGTTGTGTGTTGTATGTCCAGTCCAGTTTGTTGTCCACCCAAAGCCCGAGGTACTTGTACTTGTGCaccacctccacctcctctcCCCTGATCTGAACTAGGTCATGGACCTGGTCTGGACCTCCCAAAATCTACAACCAGTTCCTTGGTTTTTGAggtgttgagctgcaggtgGTTTGTGTGGCACCAGATAACAAAGTTCCTCACCAGACTCCTGTGCTCCTCTTCCTGGTCGTCCCTAATACACCCCATGATGGCCGTGTCGTCCGCGAATTTCTGAATGTGACACAATTCAGAGTTGTAGCAGAAGTCTGGGGTGTACAGGTTGAAGAGGAGAGGAGACAGCACAGTTCCCTGTGGTGCTCCTGTGCTGCTGACCACAGTGTCAGACGTGATGTTCTTCATCCTGACATACTGCGGTCTGCCGGTGAGGTAGTCAGTGATCCAGGCAACCAGGCAGGGGTCCAACCACATCCTGGACAGCTCTCCTTGTAGCAAACAGGGCCGGGCTATATTCCATTAGAGTGTATGTACTTTGTTTCCTAACAATTTTCCCCACCAAAATTTATCAAACATAAGGCAATAAAATCTTGGgagttatttttcaaaaagatcTCTGATGAAAACACTTGCAAGGGTTCAgtttatgttttgtttgtttttggctGTGAAAGACAAATGAGTACATTGAAAAAATAGGAAGAGTAACTGGAATAGCTCCATATCAGCATAGCCGTTACTGTT
The Paramormyrops kingsleyae isolate MSU_618 chromosome 4, PKINGS_0.4, whole genome shotgun sequence genome window above contains:
- the LOC111834278 gene encoding transmembrane protein 236; its protein translation is MVQMPVELVQAVIDILKGSRKMVKLALCEALQFSALVVPLLVVTLEFAAVVWHVRSSAMPSGDAYAPYWLIVATSVAYVTTVALLVWVPMKYLIFQKRRFLIGRKKWRPVALAYVILSTLPCFAFLIASAEVQISSGLRHNAFTELPVSLVLLSLICIDITERIRQCRLTGEVHPPQRDADIPSSLLTSVVHSADLNFRPDSNGTIPSHSLSGNPGRQYSSGPMAQPTILPVYYPPQYVSGPLRFLSASDCRAEVFVDGFLFWLDTVEMVRAAMHPIVFYSRWVFPIYISSYLSVLRVVIMPGNPLLATLGIALQDVPFLFIRIGLVAIFGFVTPLLYLVKNLLLSLAFFYFNFVTKLKIFNTQRLF